In one Candidatus Pelagibacter sp. HTCC7211 genomic region, the following are encoded:
- a CDS encoding ATP-binding cassette domain-containing protein, with the protein MSLENKILVKLNNAGIKQNNKWLVEGVTLTVEKGKIITLIGPNGSGKSTTAKIALGIYKNIEGSVEKYTNKVGYVPQKISIDWTLPLRVYDFMLLTENIKDEAIDEALTLTGVIHLKNKNLGNLSGGEFQRVLIARAISKKPELLVLDEPVQGVDYTGEIALYELIKKISDSLNCGILLISHDLHTVMTATDHVVCLNGHVCCSGTPIDVAKNNAYKTLFGEQASQILSIYEHKHDHEHLDEGSIKKN; encoded by the coding sequence ATGAGTTTAGAAAATAAAATATTAGTAAAACTAAATAACGCTGGAATTAAACAGAATAATAAATGGTTAGTGGAAGGTGTTACATTAACAGTAGAAAAAGGTAAAATTATAACACTTATTGGGCCAAATGGATCTGGTAAAAGTACTACCGCAAAAATTGCATTAGGAATTTATAAAAATATTGAAGGTAGTGTTGAAAAATATACTAACAAAGTAGGGTACGTTCCTCAAAAAATTTCAATTGATTGGACTTTGCCGCTAAGAGTTTATGACTTTATGCTGCTAACAGAAAATATTAAAGATGAAGCTATTGATGAGGCTCTTACACTTACTGGAGTTATTCACCTTAAGAATAAAAATTTAGGAAATTTATCAGGTGGTGAATTTCAAAGAGTTTTAATTGCAAGGGCAATTTCAAAAAAACCTGAATTATTGGTTCTTGATGAACCAGTCCAAGGAGTTGATTACACTGGTGAGATTGCTTTATATGAATTAATTAAAAAAATCTCTGATTCTTTGAATTGTGGAATCTTATTAATATCTCATGATTTGCACACAGTAATGACAGCAACAGATCATGTTGTTTGTTTAAATGGACATGTTTGTTGTTCAGGCACACCAATAGATGTTGCAAAAAATAATGCTTATAAAACATTATTTGGTGAACAAGCTTCTCAAATTCTCTCAATATATGAACATAAGCATGATCACGAACATTTAGACGAGGGAAGTATAAAGAAAAATTAA
- a CDS encoding zinc ABC transporter substrate-binding protein translates to MNNLKKIPFILTIISFLTFFTTANSEIKVVASIKPIHSLASYLMDGIAKPDLIVDGYASPHGFAMKPSHAKMLQNADLIFWVGEDLESFLEKPLNSIAKKAEKIELMDIKGLNVLEFRERNIFDDHDDHDHDSHAKKKKDDHDDHEGHSKKKKDDHDDHDGHAKKKKDEHDDHDDHEGHAHGEYDPHIWLDPINAKVILKEMTEHLIENDSKNASTYKSNLDKALKDIDKLTMDVMTELNQSVASIVFHDAYQYFEERFNVNILGAFTVNTDVMPGAEQLAKIREIIEHDKVSCVFSEPQFNPDIIKAVAKDMNMKTGVIDPLGATLDPGKDLYFDLINNMSSSFKGC, encoded by the coding sequence ATGAACAATCTTAAAAAAATACCTTTTATCCTTACAATTATTTCATTTTTAACATTCTTTACAACAGCAAACTCAGAAATAAAAGTAGTTGCTTCAATTAAACCAATACATTCTTTAGCTAGTTATCTAATGGATGGTATTGCTAAACCTGATTTAATAGTTGATGGATATGCATCTCCACACGGATTTGCAATGAAACCTTCTCATGCGAAAATGTTACAAAATGCTGACCTAATATTCTGGGTTGGTGAAGATTTAGAGAGTTTTTTAGAAAAACCACTTAATTCAATTGCTAAGAAAGCTGAAAAAATTGAGTTAATGGACATTAAAGGTCTAAATGTATTAGAATTTAGAGAAAGAAATATTTTTGATGATCACGATGATCATGATCATGACAGCCATGCTAAGAAGAAAAAAGATGATCATGACGATCATGAAGGACATTCTAAAAAGAAAAAGGATGATCACGATGACCACGATGGACATGCTAAAAAGAAAAAAGATGAACACGATGACCATGATGATCATGAAGGACATGCTCATGGTGAATACGACCCACACATTTGGTTAGATCCAATTAATGCGAAAGTTATTCTAAAAGAAATGACAGAACATTTAATTGAAAATGATAGTAAAAATGCATCTACTTACAAAAGTAATTTAGACAAAGCTCTTAAGGATATTGATAAGCTTACTATGGATGTAATGACTGAATTAAATCAAAGTGTAGCATCTATTGTTTTCCATGATGCTTACCAATATTTCGAAGAGAGATTTAATGTAAATATATTGGGTGCTTTTACAGTTAATACAGATGTGATGCCTGGTGCCGAACAATTAGCTAAAATTAGAGAGATAATTGAGCATGACAAAGTAAGTTGTGTATTTTCAGAACCTCAATTTAATCCTGATATTATAAAAGCAGTTGCTAAAGATATGAATATGAAAACTGGTGTAATAGATCCTTTGGGAGCCACTCTTGATCCAGGAAAAGATTTATATTTTGATTTAATTAATAACATGTCTTCTTCATTTAAAGGCTGCTAA